Sequence from the Nymphaea colorata isolate Beijing-Zhang1983 chromosome 9, ASM883128v2, whole genome shotgun sequence genome:
AAGGTGATCTTCTATTCTCACTAAGCAATTAGTTTCGAAAGCTAGGAACACATTTGCTTTGTTTTTGCGTTGCACTTTAGTTTTATGATGGCAGTTTATACATATAACAATAGAAGAATATACTTTAGTCATTGGTTTAGTTATCCCTGTAAAAGGCACAAGGGACGGGCACACCTCTTAACCACAAGTCAAGTCCCATCTACTTGGTTTTTTCTGCAATTTAAAATGGAGGTGAGtcaattttcctttaaaatGGTCTATATGgaagatataaaaaatttacGTGTAAGCAATGCCAAACTAAAACTTTTGGTGGGCCATGACCGCTGCTAGCCCCTAGCTCTTACCCTgcctaaaaacaaaaagaacacaatcaataaaaattaagcaaatactaccttctttaatttgagatttgaatataataaaagcaaatgcatgattcttcttcctcctcttattttttattcaacACCTTATGGTTTGTGGTGATTCATGTATGAAGTTTTATACTAAAACTCTACCTGTTGGTCCTGGCCACCATGCTAAAGAACAACTTGTTGCTGGTAGGACCACCTATCcatcaaaatatatgaaatcatTGGTTTCATAGTATATCGATGGACTATCAAAAGCAGCTAAAACTATATCCATTAATTAGAacctaaaaaagaaataaaatatatatgccCTATGCCCCGTAAGATGGCCATGCATTGatgtaaattttgaaagaatttcaTCTACTACTTAATTTCTAACTTTCTAATGTTCAGGGCAGCACGATAGTGGCGTACTAGCATCTAAGCAGTGACTGACAAAAAGcttgaattaaaataaatttctgTCTTGTTCTTCAACTTTATGCATGAAAACTGTCCTGTGGCATGTTTTGACTtctcaaaagtaaaaaaatatctTAGTTCTTGGTAATTGCCTACGACTCCACTGTGTCAAGTGTTTGGGGACACTTAATATTTTGATGTGTGGTTCCCCAAAGCTTATATTAAAAAGTGTAAAACAAagtgcaaacaaaaaaaaaaagaaacttaacGTTGTTTGCACAAGCTTACATCCATGATGTGAAGCTCTATTCTCTCTTCAacaacacagagagagagagagagagagagagagagagagagtagaaacTTTTTATTTATCATGGTGGCTTATACTGATTGAGAAGATCCTTATTTTTAGGATCTGTTTTGCATTTCATGGCCATCAAATCTAGTGGGCCCTTATTTTTAACAACAGGACGTGCCTGCTGCATATTATCCCGATATGCCTTATCTTGAGTAATGGTTTCCTTATTAACATGCCCCTTCAAGCTATTCTTTATTTCCATGAGTTTAAGCTTGCTCTTGAGTTGATGACACTGTGGGCTAGGAACAGCCTTGGTGAAGATATCAATAAGTTGATCCTCTAATTTGGTAAATTGaacttttattcttttgttgtgACCCATTCTTGAACAAAATGATAGTCAATGTCAATGTGCTCAGTACGAACATGGAAGACGGGATTAACGACTGTGTTGATTCCAAATTGCCATATGTTAGGACTGGTGGCGTCCTTTGAAGTATCTTTAGCTCTTTAACGAGGTAGGTTAGCCACAAGAGCTCAGGTACTAATCCCATCATAGCTTTGTATTCGACTTCTATGTTTGATCGAGCCACTTTATTTAATCCCCATGATATAAGGTTTGTCTTGAAAATAGTTATGAAGCCATTGGTGGACTGTCTATCGTTGGGGCATCTTGCCCAGTTGGTGTCTGCGTATGCTGTGAGATCTAGGGTTTTGGACTCTGAGATGGACCTATCTCTAATGCACATATGTCGTTTCATGCATGAATCGATAGTCCTTCTTAACTACCACGTGATGTTAGGTATAGTGAGTGTGACATATTGTAATGCCCCTACCAAGCCTTTGTACACGCCTCTGTATGGGCTAAAACAAGTTCTCATGCTTGGTTTTAGAGACTTGGTGACTATTTAGATCTTTCatggttttatgaaaaacaagtcaaacaCATCCTTATTCGTTCGGCATTTGTCACATTCTATTGTGTACATCCTAATTTATGTTGTTAATATTTTAAGTAGAAGTAGTTTCAATGAAAAAGTTTAATAAATCATATCCAATTTCAGCAAGGAATTTTTTACCAAAGACTTGGGAGACCTTTTCTTCCTTGGAATCCTGCGGTCGCTCTTGGATCATACTGTTCCAATGCAAATACATCCATGACATTCTCACTAGAGCCCATATGGAACATGCTAAACAAGTCATCTTGCCAGCAGCACACAATGTTTCTTGTCGAAACATGAGAGGGAATTTATTGCTAGATGTTTCTATATATAGGAGCTTGGTAGGGGCACTTCTGAATATCATGCTCACTAGACCTAACATCACATTTGAAGTTTAATAATACCTATGAGTTCATGCATGAGCCGATAGATATGCACTGGGGACATGTTCAGGAGATATTGCAATATCTTAAAGGCATGATAAACTATAGTCTATCCTCACGGACACGAGAATTGAAAATGCACTCCATTGGATGACTGTAGCATATGACAAAATTTGTGGAAGCAACTGCCTGAGAAGAGAAAGATCCATTGGTGAACATGACGACGACAGGTTAGAAAACTCaatagaacaaagaaaaacagagtTATGGCTCAAATACCATGTAAACAAAGTGCAAAAGAAGTACagcagaagacaaaaaaaaaacttacatggAACAAACAGACCTATGTCCACAATGGCATGCTCTCTTTGTCCCTTCAAAAATGATCGAGAGAGAGTAGAAACCTTCTATTTATCATGGTGGCTACCAAGGAATCGAAGATCCTTATTTTTGGGATCTGATTTACATTCCATGGCAACCAAATCTAGCGTGTCcttatatttttttagcaaacgATCGCCTTTGCTTCATTTTAGCCAGATATGCTTGGTCTTGAGGAACACATCAACCCGCTAATAAAAGATTTTTGGTTTAGAAATAATAGTTTTAGTGAAATCCCAGATTGGGATCGTTGACAGGGCGGGTGGGTTGGTACGTTTTTACTGTCTCGGCCGTCGGAGTCAGGCTTAAACCCGAGCCCATCACTGACACGTGACCTGCCGACACGTGTCATTCAGGGAACACGCTATAATAAGTGATTAGGCTGAGGTGGCAATCCCTCGTCTCCGGTCGATCCTTCTGCTAAGAACCAGAGCCTTCTGCTATCCGACCAAGAtttctttgagaaaaagaaaggaagaggaagagcaaGGGGAAGAAATACAATGCAATCCATGAGTCTCCATCAGGCTCTCTTCTGcccctcctcttctcctctcctcACCAACAGCCACTACCGCCGCgaccctctttctctttttctttctcttccccgCAGTGGTCTTCTTCCTTCTAATCCCTCTGCTTCTTCTATCCCGTGTCAGCTTCATTTGGGGTccaagaagagagggagaagttCCACACCAATCATACGTTTCGCTGTCGGAGACGTTCCGCCCTCTTCAGTCGCAGCAGGAGATAGATGGCTTCTCGAGCCAGTGGGTAtgccatctctctctgtctctgtggGAATGTCATGGAGCTGTTTCATACCTCTAGTCTACCtaaatcaatttcttcttttcaagatATTAGAACCATCCGTTAATAAACTGAGTGCAGGGGGAACCTGTTAGATAggttttattttctgttttttttttttttttttgcttggcaTATGTTACTAAAGTGAATTAGTGAATTTAGTCAGCTGTTGAGTATCTCACACTTAACATTGCTCGtaaataatttcattttgagAAATGAGATGATTTAGTAATCTTACGTCAACTGATCTTTGAAAGGGATTGCCTATAAGGTGTCCGTAGGTGTGGAGTATTCGGTTCACATGTGTCTATCTCATCCCTATGAAGGCATTTACAAGTGCAAAATATCAACGGCATGCTTATGGTAATTTGATGAGGGACGTTACCTTCTGGTTTTCACTGTTACGGCAATGTTAAATTCTTAATATAGTGAACCAAAGAAACCGTTCCCGAAATTTCCTGTACTGCCTTCCAGAGAGTGAAGCTTGCTTCTATTTGTGGAAGCTCATTCCAGTTCGTGCACATTGGCATCATTCGTATGGAAATAAATGGAGAGAAGTGATCCTATATataactgagagataatatttTATAACTGACAGATAATATTTTGGGCTGTAAATAagcttctcttcattttttttctgcagAATGACGTTTTAGGGAAAACGATTAGTCTAATTCCAGTCTAGCTCCACAAATACCTTTGGCTTTGGCTGCTATCCAGTTTACAATTAACTGTTAATGTTAAAATCTTGTCCTATAATAGTATTGAATAGGTTAATGTCATATTTTATATTCCTGTGCTATTAATTTGGAAGCTCAAGACAAGCCAATTGGCAATCACGGGCAAATTAGTTTCTAATCCTTAATTGGTTTTAGTATTTTCTTCTGTGCTTGTTAGGTGATGGGGATACAAGGCATCTAGGTTATCGAGTCCAACTACCCAGCGCATTTGAATTGGCTTCTGTAAGTGACCTTATGTGGCAtgttgtattaaaaaaatcctaacGATTTATTTAATTATGGAAGTAAATTTCTTGTGGAAAATCTCCAGAGTGTTGTTACTGTAGGTCGTCTTCCTGACAAGGCAGACTTGGTGGTTCCCGTAGCTACAGGTACTTTGCCCCTTCCTTAGCTAAAGATGTTACTTAATGACCTCATTCTTTGTTAGAACATGAACAATTACATTTGCAGTGTTCATTGGTTACCATGAGCCTAACAAGTTTAGTCAGACAGGTAGTGACATTTgccctgtcaaaattttgtgGAGAGTTGTGTTCAGTAAGTTAATAAAAGTTGTGAAAAGCCACTGATCTATCTTTGGAACCTCTGAGGTTTCCACCTTTACTTGAACTAAGCACCTCCATGTTCATCTTccacttctttttccttgtgcTTGAGAAAGTCATGCCCCACCTTAAAAGAGTGAAACCCTGACACTTGTCCCCTCTGGATTATGCTGTTTCGTAGTCATCCCAAAATCCCTGCCCGGAAAAGTGACCGACCAGAGCCCTATTGATGAATGACAGAAAGGGGAGCCCGGTGCACATAAACAAGCTCCATATTAAGGTCCCTCTTTTAACGTGGGAGTTAATTGGTGCACAAAGCAGGAGCTAATGGGTTCTTCTGCCATTAGGCTTTCTATGTTCAGCATCCAAAGTCTTTTGGAATTTTTTCTTACTTCATTGAAGCCTCTTAATCAATTTATAAATGCATAGTCTGTCTATGGAAATCATATTTATTTTGTCGTTATTGCTTAAAACAGTTTCTGGTTTGCATGCTCGGctggagaagaaagagggaaaccTTCTTGTAACAGATTTAGACAGCACTAATGGGACATACATTAATGATATGAGGCTCAAATCTGGTGCTTCTGCTATTTTGACACCTGGAAGTTGCATTACATTTGGTATTAGACTGAAACTTGATAATTCTTTAGCAAATCACCTTTATGTACCTTACTATTTGCCTGACCATTCATAAGAAATGAATATTGCTATGTTTTTTATTAGTCTGTATGGTTGGATGAGCAGTCCAAATTCAACAGTGTCCAAAGCTTTCACATGAATCTTTTGTTACGTAAGAGTACCTAATGGTACATGCCCTTAAAGTTGTTAGTGCCCTGAAAAAGTGCTTTCAAATTTATAGTATCGTGTAGTTAAACCTGTTTAGCATATAGTTGAAAACTACAAATGCTGTAAGCATGAGGATGAACAGCCTTATATTCGCGTGTTAGGAAACCAGTAACTTTGTTATAGGGATTTGAACTGCTCATGCTGAAAAGGGTCTGTAACCCAAGTCAATAGATTTGGTTCAACTGCTCAAGAATTGGTCATTTGCACAACAAAGATATTGCATTCCTTGAATTACTGTTGCATGTGAACAAACTGAGTGAGTGTGGACCTTTTTCCTGATTTCAGGTGATAAGCATTTAGCAATGTTTCGTGCTTCAAAGATCGAGAGTGTGGATGCAGCCAGTGAGTCTGTCAGTAGCCAAGTGATTGATGTTGCCCTTGAGTAAACCAGTGATGCAAACGCTTGAGGATAGGAGGTAGTCAAATCTCTAAGTATTTATTTGTGTTAGTTCTCGCTTCAATCTTGTTCAAGTATATACCATATGATTCTAGTGAAGAAATATGTCtgtctatttctctctctttccctcttatatgcacatatgtaGACACAAAAATGCACATGGacatatgcatgtatgtatgtgtatcgTTTCAGAACAGGTTGAGATTGCTGAACCAGATTTTGAAGGTTGTTCTACAAAAACTTCTGCTGGTCAGACTGTGTCCTTGTTAGAACTGGAATTATGTCTTAGATTTGGTGGTAAAGTGTCACCATCTTGGAAGACCTCAAGCTCATGGTCAAGAAGATTATTTTGATGTGAGTTCCGCAGTGGTATGAAATTGAATAATGGTGTTTGGATTTCATCAAGCTCATTGAACCTCTGAAGCCACATTCTTGAAGTTTATGAGTATCCCTCTATTTCTCTGCATCCAtaaaatgtttttgttgatAACACTAAACTTTAAGAAGTGATGCTTTTTCCGGATGCAGTTCATTTTAACTGTTAATCAATTGCTTCATTGCTTGGGGAACATTGATAACCTAGAAATCACATTTTTCATTCTGTTcagctgagaaaaaaaaaaaaaaagagattacTTGCAGTATCATTTATGTTCACCATTTATGGAATAAAAGAGAAATGCAACTGTTTGGTAACTGCATCCAGTTGATAAGTGAAGCTTAGgtcttttttttgtcaattttcattGTGCAGTACTGATCTTTCAGTCATCTAAGGCATCCATTCCATGAAGTTCACTTCTGCATCTTCCAGAAGCTTGATGGAATTTAGAAAGCTATCTCCAGTTTCATTAACAGCAATGCTTCATTCAATTCCAATCATTCTCATTTCTTTATAACCTAATTCCTTCCATGTGTTTTTAGTTTCCAACTCACCAGCTTTTCTCTTATGAAAGTGGCGACTCCTGATTCAACTTTTAAGGCATGTTTGTCTTCAATGGAACGATCTTATTTGTGTTTCCTCGTTGAATCCAGTTCCTGATCTGGTTGCCCTAGTATTCTAGCTCTTTCTGTCGTGGGAAAACGCCAAGTAACGTATTTGAGTGTAGCAACTCTTTGGTTACCGGCAGGTAGTGGAATTTGATTGTATGGTTCTTATCAGGGATTCCGTTGATATCTAACATCGATGACAGATTCTATTTATATTGTATTTCCTGAGGGGTCTCACGAAACTATTGAATATTGCTGAGGCAATGCTCCTGTGATGTATGGAGTGGCCTCACTTCTTACAAATGGTCGAACAATCATTGAATGCA
This genomic interval carries:
- the LOC116259873 gene encoding zeaxanthin epoxidase, chloroplastic; translated protein: MQSMSLHQALFCPSSSPLLTNSHYRRDPLSLFLSLPRSGLLPSNPSASSIPCQLHLGSKKRGRSSTPIIRFAVGDVPPSSVAAGDRWLLEPVGDGDTRHLGYRVQLPSAFELASSVVTVGRLPDKADLVVPVATVSGLHARLEKKEGNLLVTDLDSTNGTYINDMRLKSGASAILTPGSCITFGDKHLAMFRASKIESVDAASESVSSQVIDVALE